One window of Phalacrocorax carbo chromosome 1, bPhaCar2.1, whole genome shotgun sequence genomic DNA carries:
- the LOC104049909 gene encoding olfactory receptor 52K2-like has product MPYSPPTNTSLSELHLTGIPGLQHLHHWISLPLCIMYLITLAGNSTLLCVIKADPSLHLPMFLFLSMLAVIDLVMSTSITPKMLGIFWFHSTAISLGACLTQMYFVHAFSVMESGVLVAMAFDRYVAICHPLRYLSILTSPIVAAIGLATLLRAVVFMSPLTFQIRRLPLCSPAVVDHSYCEHLAVLKLGCGDTAFSSTYSLSVSTYVGSFDSLLIALSYVLILRAVLSLPSPQARKKAFSTCGSHLCVMALFYIPGLLSMYMERYHRELPPHIQVLLADLYLLIPPAFNPLIYGIRMKQIRDRARRMISRRRPPAGGIGPGLQGIGLGLTKTKSAP; this is encoded by the coding sequence ATGCCCTACTCGCCTCCCACCAACACCTCGCTGTCGGAGCTGCACCTGACGGGCATcccggggctgcagcacctgcaCCACTGGATCTCCCTCCCCTTATGCATCATGTACCTCATCACACTGGCTGGGAACAGCACCCTCCTGTGTGTGATAAAGGCTGATCCCAGCCTGCACCTGCCCATGTTCCTCTTCTTGTCCATGCTGGCTGTCATTGACCTGGTGATGTCCACCTCCATCACCCCCAAAATGCTGGGCATCTTCTGGTTTCACTCCACTGCCATCAGCCTGGGTGCTTGCCTTACCCAGATGTACTTTGTTCATGCTTTCTCCGTGATGGAGTCGGGGGTGCTGGTGGCGATGGCCTTTGACCGCTACGTGGCCATTTGCCACCCTCTGCGGTACTTGTCCATCCTGACTAGCCCCATTGTGGCTGCCATTGGCTTGGCTAccttgctcagggctgtggttTTCATGAGCCCCCTCACCTTCCAGATTCGACGCCTGCCTCTCTGCAGCCCGGCAGTCGTGGACCACTCGTACTGCGAACACTTGGCCGTGCTCAAACTGGGCTGCGGGGACActgccttcagcagcacctACAGCCTCTCCGTCTCCACCTACGTGGGCAGCTTCGACTCGCTGCTCATTGCCCTCTCATATGTGCTCATCCTCCGAGCTGtgctcagcctcccctccccacaaGCCCGCAAAAAAGCCTTCAGCACCTGCGGCTCACACCTCTGCGTCATGGCCCTCTTCTACATCCCTGGGCTGCTCTCCATGTACATGGAGAGGTACCACCGGGAGCTCCCACCCCACATCCAGGTCCTGTTGGCTGATCTCTACCTCCTCATCCCACCAGCATTCAACCCCCTGATCTACGGCATCAGGATGAAGCAGATTCGTGATAGAGCCCGCAGGATGATCTCCCGGAGGAGACCCCCGGCAGGAGGGATTGGGCCTGGCCTTCAGGGCATAGGGCTGGGCCTCACGAAGACAAAGTCCGCTCCCTAG
- the LOC104049911 gene encoding LOW QUALITY PROTEIN: olfactory receptor 52K2-like (The sequence of the model RefSeq protein was modified relative to this genomic sequence to represent the inferred CDS: inserted 2 bases in 2 codons; substituted 1 base at 1 genomic stop codon) — MSYPNHSSPSSFILTGIPGLEDAPFWIAFPFCTMYFMAVLGNITILLXISMDPSLHLPMFYFLSMLAATDLMLTSSTMPKLLSIFWFHSHETDFESCVGQMFFIHSFSTVEPGVLLTMAFDRYLAICKPLRYSAILTGPTIAKLRLAAVGHGIAITTPVTCMVASLSYCGXRVIHHSYSEHTSVVKLACGDTRPNSIYGIMAATTVVGSDSILIAVSYMLILREVIGLSSREAXLKSFSTCGSHIGVILFFCTPGLFSFYAQCWGQRIPAHLHILMCDLFLLVPPMLNPLIYGMRTKPIWERVMTLLWQKGIQPTS; from the exons ATGTCCTACCCCAATCACTCCAGTCCCTCATCCTTCATCCTAACAGGCATCCCTGGCCTGGAGGATGCTCCATTCTGGATTGCCTTCCCGTTCTGCACCATGTACTTCATGGCAGTGCTGGGGAACATCACAATCCTCC TGATTAGCATGGACCCAAGCCTCCACCTGCCCATGTTTTACTTCCTCTCCATGCTGGCTGCCACTGACCTCATGCTCACCAGTTCCACCATGCCCAAGCTCTTGAGCATCTTCTGGTTCCACTCCCACGAGACTGACTTTGAGAGCTGTGTGGGCCAAATGTTCTTCATCCACAGCTTCTCCACAGTGGAGCCAGGGGTCCTGCTCACCATGGCCTTTGACCGATACTTGGCCATCTGCAAGCCTCTGCGCTACTCCGCCATCCTGACTGGCCCCACCATTGCCAAGCTGCGTTTGGCTGCTGTGGGGCACGGCATCGCCATCACCACCCCCGTGACATGCATGGTGGCCAGCCTGTCCTACTGTG CCCGCGTCATTCACCACTCCTACAGTGAGCACACATCTGTGGTGAAGCTGGCCTGCGGGGACACCCGGCCCAACAGCATCTATGGGATCATGGCTGCCACCACCGTGGTGGGCTCAGACTCCATCCTCATCGCTGTCTCCTACATGCTGATCCTGAGGGAGGTCATAGGTCTCTCCTCCAGAGAGGCTTGACTGAAGTCCTTCAGCACCTGTGGCTCCCACATCGGTGTCATCCTGTTCTTCTGCACACCCGGGCTCTTCTCCTTCTAcgctcagtgctggggccagagGATTCCTGCACACCTCCACATTCTGATGTGTGACCTCTTCCTGCTGGTGCCTCCCATGCTCAACCCACTCATCTACGGGATGAGGACCAAGCCGATCTGGGAGCGGGTGATGACCCTGCTCTGGCAGAAAGGGATCCAGCCCACGTCCTGA